In Calothrix sp. PCC 7507, one DNA window encodes the following:
- a CDS encoding chaperonin family protein RbcX has product MNLKQIAKDTAKTLQRYLTYQALRTVLAQLGETNPPLELWLHNFSADKIHDGEAYLEQLFREKPDLALRIMTVREHIAEEIIEFLPEMVRTGIQQANMEQRRQHLERITRIDTSNPSLQAEQQSIAEPNNEQ; this is encoded by the coding sequence ATGAATCTCAAGCAAATTGCGAAAGACACAGCCAAGACTCTCCAACGTTATCTGACCTATCAGGCACTGAGGACGGTACTGGCACAGCTAGGTGAAACCAATCCACCACTGGAGCTTTGGTTACATAACTTTTCCGCTGATAAAATTCACGATGGAGAAGCTTATCTTGAGCAACTGTTCCGGGAAAAACCAGATTTGGCATTGCGGATAATGACTGTCAGAGAACATATCGCCGAAGAAATCATCGAATTCTTACCCGAAATGGTTCGCACTGGCATTCAGCAAGCCAACATGGAACAACGCCGCCAGCATCTAGAACGCATCACCCGAATAGATACATCAAACCCCAGTCTGCAAGCAGAACAGCAAAGCATTGCTGAACCAAACAATGAACAGTGA
- a CDS encoding form I ribulose bisphosphate carboxylase large subunit — MSYAQTKTQSKSGYQAGVKDYRLTYYTPDYTPKDTDLLAAFRMTPQPGVPPEEAGAAVAAESSTGTWTTVWTDLLTDLDRYKGRCYDIEPVPGEDNQYICYVAYPLDLFEEGSVTNVLTSIVGNVFGFKALRALRLEDIRFPVAYIKTFQGPPHGIQVERDKLNKYGRPLLGCTIKPKLGLSAKNYGRAVYECLRGGLDFTKDDENINSAPFQRWRDRFLFVSEAINKAQAETGEIKGHYLNVTAPTCEQMLQRAEFAKELKQPIIMHDYLTAGFTANTTLARWCRDNGILLHIHRAMHAVIDRQKNHGIHFRVLAKALRLSGGDHIHTGTVVGKLEGERGITMGFVDLLRENYIEQDKSRGIYFTQDWASLPGVMAVASGGIHVWHMPALVEIFGDDSVLQFGGGTLGHPWGNAPGATANRVALEAVVQARNEGRNLAREGNDIIREAAKWSPELAVACELWKEIKFEFEAMDTV; from the coding sequence ATGTCTTACGCTCAAACGAAGACTCAGTCAAAATCTGGGTATCAAGCCGGGGTTAAAGATTACAGACTAACTTATTACACACCTGATTACACACCTAAAGACACAGACCTGTTAGCGGCATTCCGCATGACACCCCAGCCCGGAGTTCCCCCAGAAGAGGCTGGTGCTGCTGTGGCGGCTGAGTCTTCTACTGGTACTTGGACAACCGTGTGGACAGACTTGCTCACCGACCTAGATCGCTACAAAGGTCGTTGCTACGATATCGAACCAGTTCCCGGTGAAGACAACCAGTATATTTGCTACGTTGCCTATCCTTTGGACTTGTTTGAAGAAGGTTCTGTAACCAACGTATTGACCTCTATCGTCGGTAACGTATTTGGTTTCAAAGCCTTGCGGGCGCTGCGTTTGGAAGACATTCGCTTCCCTGTAGCTTACATCAAGACTTTCCAAGGACCTCCCCACGGTATCCAAGTTGAGCGTGACAAGCTAAACAAATATGGTCGTCCTTTGCTGGGTTGTACCATCAAGCCCAAATTAGGTCTATCTGCTAAGAACTACGGACGCGCGGTATACGAGTGTTTACGCGGTGGTTTGGACTTCACCAAAGACGACGAAAACATCAACTCAGCACCATTCCAAAGATGGCGCGATCGCTTCTTGTTCGTATCAGAAGCCATCAACAAAGCCCAAGCCGAAACCGGTGAAATCAAAGGTCACTACCTAAACGTCACCGCCCCCACCTGTGAACAAATGTTGCAACGGGCTGAGTTCGCTAAAGAACTCAAACAGCCCATCATCATGCACGACTACCTCACTGCCGGCTTCACCGCCAACACCACATTGGCTCGTTGGTGTCGTGATAACGGTATCTTGCTGCACATCCACCGGGCGATGCACGCGGTAATTGACCGTCAAAAGAACCACGGTATCCACTTCCGTGTATTAGCTAAAGCCCTACGCTTGTCTGGTGGTGACCACATCCACACCGGTACAGTAGTTGGTAAGTTGGAAGGTGAGCGTGGAATCACAATGGGCTTCGTTGACCTATTGCGTGAAAACTATATTGAGCAAGACAAGTCTCGCGGTATTTACTTTACCCAAGACTGGGCTTCTCTACCTGGCGTAATGGCAGTTGCTTCCGGTGGTATCCACGTATGGCACATGCCCGCATTGGTAGAAATCTTTGGTGATGACTCCGTGCTGCAGTTTGGTGGTGGTACTCTGGGACACCCTTGGGGTAACGCTCCTGGTGCTACAGCTAACCGCGTCGCTTTGGAAGCTGTTGTACAAGCGCGTAACGAAGGCCGCAACTTGGCTCGTGAAGGTAACGATATTATCCGCGAAGCTGCTAAGTGGTCTCCTGAACTAGCTGTTGCTTGCGAACTTTGGAAAGAAATCAAGTTCGAGTTTGAAGCAATGGATACCGTCTGA
- a CDS encoding two-component regulator propeller domain-containing protein, giving the protein MGTVFKGNVTVVLFCKRTSVLMTAFLVGLITLPSIGIVSITNPVRAQKTDNPVPTAKNPGIKPSELAPSYPASQPPPRVAPLPDQRETQEHSVETDYRVSNLLGDFTGNLWVGYGRGLSRIDPKTGKIISRVSLPNVTISALAQDKVGRLWVGSYGGLIRVEPRTSEITAQNLFLPSKRVLSLLLDKRGYLWTGTDSGLALISPDQGLIMTTLKNLPGVSANALTLDAEGQLWVGTLDGLVRVNTANALIIKRIADLPGTTVQALAISPEGLIWAAMPNNLLVINPKTGAVLRSVTALRGRNVTAVRFAKDGSIWVGTNNGLLRLNPNTGSVLDEVAGLPSSRVLALSPDIGNKLWIGTSEGLAWLMPKLGSAQPHLAFSRAVK; this is encoded by the coding sequence ATGGGTACTGTTTTTAAAGGAAATGTAACCGTGGTATTGTTTTGCAAGCGTACTAGCGTATTGATGACTGCTTTTTTGGTGGGGTTGATCACTCTACCAAGTATTGGGATTGTGTCCATTACAAATCCGGTGAGGGCGCAAAAAACTGATAATCCAGTTCCGACAGCAAAAAACCCTGGTATTAAACCATCTGAGTTAGCACCATCTTACCCAGCTTCTCAGCCACCACCACGAGTAGCCCCCTTACCAGACCAGCGGGAAACGCAAGAACATTCGGTAGAAACAGATTATCGTGTCAGTAACTTACTGGGGGATTTTACGGGTAATCTTTGGGTCGGCTATGGGCGGGGATTGTCGCGGATTGACCCCAAAACAGGCAAGATTATCAGTCGCGTAAGTTTACCAAATGTCACAATTAGTGCTTTAGCCCAAGACAAAGTGGGGCGTTTGTGGGTGGGAAGTTATGGGGGATTGATCCGGGTAGAACCTCGCACTAGCGAAATCACAGCGCAAAATTTATTTTTGCCTTCCAAACGGGTATTGTCACTGTTGCTTGACAAACGAGGTTATTTGTGGACTGGAACTGATAGCGGTTTAGCTCTGATTAGTCCAGACCAAGGCTTAATTATGACAACATTAAAAAATCTACCTGGGGTCAGCGCTAATGCTCTCACCTTAGATGCTGAAGGTCAACTTTGGGTGGGTACTCTCGATGGATTGGTGCGAGTTAATACTGCTAATGCTTTGATTATCAAGCGTATCGCTGATTTACCGGGGACAACTGTACAAGCTTTAGCAATTAGTCCAGAAGGCTTAATTTGGGCGGCTATGCCGAATAATTTATTAGTGATTAATCCGAAAACGGGTGCTGTGCTGCGGTCTGTAACAGCCCTACGGGGACGTAACGTGACGGCGGTACGTTTTGCTAAAGATGGTAGTATCTGGGTCGGTACTAACAATGGTTTGTTACGATTAAATCCAAATACAGGATCTGTGTTAGACGAAGTTGCTGGTCTTCCTTCCAGTCGGGTACTTGCTTTGTCCCCTGATATTGGTAATAAATTATGGATTGGTACTAGTGAAGGTTTGGCTTGGTTAATGCCCAAATTAGGCAGCGCCCAACCCCATCTTGCTTTTAGTCGTGCTGTTAAATAA